The sequence CCTTCGCCGCCTCCACCCTCGGCTTCGTGCTGGGCTGCGTGCTGGGGGGGCTGGCCGGCACCTTCCGCGGCTCGGCGCTCGACCGCGGCGCGGTCACCATCGCGGTCGCCGGCGTCTCGGTGCCGCATTACTGGCTCGGCATGGTGCTGGTGGTGCTGTTCTCCGTGCAGTGGCCCTTGCTGCCGGCGATGGGCGCCGGGCCGGGCGGCTCGGCCGATTGGGCGTGGGACTGGGAGCACCTCCAGCACCTGGTCCTGCCCACCGTGACGCTCTCCGTCATCCCCATGGGCATCGTGACGCGGACCGTCCGCGGCATCGTGGCCGAGATCATGAACCAGGAGTTCGTCACCGCGCTGCGCGCCAAGGGGCTGCGGCGGCGCGACGTGTTCCTGCACGTGGTGAAGAACGCGGCGCCGAACGCGCTGGCCGTGATGGGCCTCCAGCTCGGCTACCTGATGGGCGGCTCCATCCTGGTGGAGACGGTGTTCTCCTGGCCGGGCACGGGCCTCCTGCTGAACAGCGCCATCTTCCAGCGCGACCTGCCCGTGCTCCAGGGCACCATCCTGGTGCTCGCCATGTTCTTCGTGGCGCTGAACCTGCTGGTGGACCTGGTGCAGACCGCCCTCGATC is a genomic window of Longimicrobium sp. containing:
- a CDS encoding ABC transporter permease; this translates as FAASTLGFVLGCVLGGLAGTFRGSALDRGAVTIAVAGVSVPHYWLGMVLVVLFSVQWPLLPAMGAGPGGSADWAWDWEHLQHLVLPTVTLSVIPMGIVTRTVRGIVAEIMNQEFVTALRAKGLRRRDVFLHVVKNAAPNALAVMGLQLGYLMGGSILVETVFSWPGTGLLLNSAIFQRDLPVLQGTILVLAMFFVALNLLVDLVQTALDPRIKRA